GAGGGCGAATCAGGGCTTCCGGGGTGGTTCGCCGGGGATTCGGTGGGCAACTCTGATCTCGCGACGTCGTGAACGACTCCGGGGCGGTCGGCCAACTGCCTTGGGAAAAGCCGTACTTAATGCACCACCAATGCGTCCGGCGGGGAGCCTGGGCGCACCTGTTCTGGAGGAACAACATGGCAAGCATCCGTACTGCCCGCGTCATCGCAGCCGTCTCCGCCCTTCCGCTCGCGGTCGCCCTGTTCTCCGGCGTCGCGACGGCGGACAACGGCGCCATCGCGGACGACGGATCCAGCGCGGCTGTCACGAACGCCGCTCAGGGCCTCATCGGCAGCGGGGTCGGCGGCGACAACTGGGGTACCTCGTCCACCACCCAGCAGCAGGCGACCGGCTCCGGTGCCTCGAACCAGAGCAACACCGCCCAGGTCAAAGGCTCGGCCTTCACGTCCGTCAACCAGGGCAACGACAACACGGCGGTCAACTTCACCCCGCTCTGGTGGTGAGCTGAGAGGGCCGATGCCCCGGTGCTCAGGCATCGGTCCTCTCGGAACTGTGGGTGTGCTGTGGGGTGCAAGGCGTCTGCGCGGCGGTACTTCGGTACCGCCGCGCAGGCGTTTTCGCGTGTGGGGTGCTCGCCATCGGCCTTGACAGCTCTACTCATCTGACGGACAGTCAGAAATCTTGGTGGGCAGGGTGAAAGTTCTCCGGAACTCATGGGAACCGGATCGGCACTCGCGGTGTACCAGAAGTGTCAGTGCGATGCGCCGCGGGGCGATGGGGACGAGGGGGCGACGGTGGGAACGGTGGGATACGGGCCGGGGGTGAGCCACGAGGTGGTGACGGACGACGAGCTCGACACGCGGCTGAAGGCATACGAGGGCCGGCCCGCCGCGGTGGCGCGTCCGGGCAAGGATCCCGTGAACGCGGCCATGATCCGGCACTGGTGCGAGGCCATGGGCGACACCAACCCGGCGTACTCGGGCCCGGACGCCATAGCGCCGCCCACCATGCTCCAGGCGTGGACCATGAGCGGCCTCACCGCTCAGCCGGGCCGCGCCCATGCCTATGACGAACTGCTCGGCCTGCTCGATGAGGCGGGCTGCACGTCGGTGGTCGCGACCGACTGCGAGCAGGAGTATCTACGGCCCCTGCGCCCGGGGGACGAGATCACCTTCGACTCGGTCATCGAGTCGGTGTCGGAGAGGAAGACCACCAAGCTCGGCACCGGCTACTTCGTCACGACCCGCACGGACATCCACGTCGGCCCCGACCTCGCGGGCACCCACCGCTTCCGGATCCTGAAGTACGCACCCGCACGCCGGGAGGCGGGTCAGCCACGACCGGACGGTGACCGCCAGCGACAGCCGGCGAGCGACCCTCAGCCAGCGCCGGACAGTGACCCCAAGCAGCGGCCCACCCGCCCCCGCCCCGTCGTCAACCGGGACAACGCCGGCTTCTGGGAAGGCGTCCGGCACCGCAGGCTCCTCATCCAGCGCTGCACCGCCTGCGGCACGCTCCGCCACCCCTGGCTGCCCGGCTGCAACGCCTGCGGGGGCCCGGACTGGGACACGGTCGAGGCGTGCGGCGAGGGGACCGTCTATTCGTACGTCGTGATGCATCACCCCCCGTTCCCGGCCTTCGACCCTCCCTACGCGGTCGGCCTGATCGAGCTGTCCGAGGGGGTGCGGATGATCGGCAATGTGCTGGGCGTGCCGTACGACAAGGTGCGGATCGGGCTGCCGGTGCGGCTCGAATTCCATCAGTACGACGAGGAGTTGGTGCTGCCCGTCTGGCGTGCCCGGGACGCCGAGGAGGCCGTCGCATGAGCGGCGACGAGCGGATGAAGGCGAAGGGGAGCCGGATCAGGGCCGGTGACGAACTGGTGCCGCTGGAGATCCCGATCACCCGCACCCTGATCGTCGCCGGGGCCATCGCCTCCCGCGACTACCAGGACGTGCACCACGACACGGAGTTGGCCCACCAGAAGGGCTCCCCCGACATCTTCATGAACATCCTGACGACCAACGGCCTGGTCGGCCGCTACATCACCGACCACTTCGGACCGACGGCCGTCCTGCGCAAGGTGGCCATACGACTGGGGGCACCCAACTACCCGGGAGACACGATGGTGTTGACGGGCAGCGTCGAGGAGGTCGACGGCGACACGGCGACGGTACGGGTGGTCGGGGCCAACGGCATCGGCAAGCACGTGACCGGCACGGTGACGGTGACCGTGCCGGCGGGAGAACCGTCCGTCATCGCGTCCGCGGAGGGCCAGGCATGAGCGTGCGCGAGCGGGACGCCCTGAGCGGCCGGGCGGCGATCGTCGGTGTCGGGGCCACCGAGTTCTCCAAGGACTCCGGGCGCAGCGAACTCCGGCTGGCCGTGGAGGCGGTGCGGGCCGCGCTGGACGACGCGGGGCTGACACCCGGGGACGTGGACGGGCTGGTGACGTTCACGATGGACACCAGCCCGGAGATCACCGTGGCGCAGGCGTGCGGGATGGGGGAGCTGTCCTTCTTCTCCCGGATCCACTACGGCGGCGGCGCGGCCTGCGCGACCGTCCAGCAGGCGGCGCTGGCGGTGGCGACCGGTGTCGCGGAGGTGGTGGTCTGCTACCGGGCCTTCAACGAGCGGTCGGGCCGCAGATTCGGTTCGGGCGTGCAGCACCGGGAGCCCTCGGCGGAGGGCGCGGCGCTCGGCTGGTCGCTGCCGTTCGGGCTGCTCACCCCGGCCTCCTGGGTGGCGATGGCGGGGCAGCGCTATCTGCACACCTATGGGCTGACGCCGGAGGCGTTCGGGCATGTGGCGGTGGTGGACCGCAAGTACGCGGCGACCAACCCGGCCGCGTACTTCCACGGCAGACCCATCACCCTCGCCGACCACGCGGCCTCGCGCTGGATCGTCGAGCCGCTGCGGCTGCTGGACTGCTGCCAGGAGACGGACGGCGGACAGGCGATCGTCGTCACGTCCGTCGAGCGGGCCCGGGACCTGCCGCACGCACCGGCCGTCATAGCGGCCGCGGCCCAGGGCGCCGGCCGCGGGCAGGAGCAGATGACGAGCTTCTACCGGGACGACCTGACCGGCCTGCCGGAGATGGCCGTGGTGGCGCGGCAGCTGTGGCGGACGGCGGGGCTGGGGCCCGGGGAGATCGACGTGGGGATCCTGTACGACCACTTCACCCCGTTCGTGCTGATGCAGCTTGAGGAGTTCGGGTTCTGCGGGAAGGGGGAGGCCCCGGGTTTCGTGGCCGAGGAGCGGCTGCCGCTCAACACTCACGGGGGCCAGCTCGGGGAGGCGTATCTGCACGGGATGAACGGCATAGCGGAGGGGGTGAGGCAGGTGCGGGGTACGTCCGTGAACCAGATATCGGGAGCCGCCCGGGTGCTGGTGACGGCCGGGACAGGGGTGCCGACATCGGGGCTGGTGCTTGCTGCCGACGGGTGACCCTCAGGGGTAATCCCGCAGTAGGCGTCCTTCCCTCGTCCACCTTCAGGAGGTGGAGTCAGCCCCACCCCTACAACCTGAGGCGGACGCGGCTTCGGCACCTGCGGCCGATCCGCCGAAGTAGGGGTCGCTCATAGCGTGGAGCCATGACCACACCCGTCTGCACCAGCGCTTCCGACGCCGCGACGCGGTCCCTGCCGAGCGCGACGTATCCGTCCTTCACGTCGTACGTACGGGCCCGCCAGCCGGTGCTGCTGCGTACCGCCCGCTCGCTCACCGCGAACCCGAGCGACGCGGAGGACCTGCTGCAGACCGCGCTGACCAAGACCTACGTCGCCTGGGAGCGCATCGAGGACCACCGTGCCCTCGACGGCTATGTGCGCCGGGCCCTGCTCAACACCCGGACCTCGCAGTGGCGCAAGCGCAAGGTCGACGAGTTCGCCTGCGACGAGCTGCCGGAGCCGGAGCCGGTGTCCGGCCAGGACGCCGACCCCGCCGAGCAGCAGGCGCTGCACGACGCGATGTGGCGGGCGATCATGCGGTTGCCGGCGCGGCAGCGGGCGATGGTCGTCCTGCGGTACTACGAGGACCTCAGCGAGGTCCAGACGGCCGAGGTGCTCGGGGTCTCCGTGGGCACGGTGAAGTCGGCGGTGTCGAGAGCGCTCGGCAAGCTGCGCGAGGACCCGGAGCTGTGCCTGGTCCGGTGAGGACCCGGAGCTGGGCCTGGTCCGGTAGGACCCGCGCGGCCGGCGGTGAGCCCTCCCCTCACCCCCGGCGGCAGAGCTCTCTCACCCCTACCGGCAGAGCTCTGTGAACGCAACGTGACATGATCGATCGCCCGACCCTAGTGACATACCGCGCGGTATGCGCGCAGAATCTCCGCAACCCTTACTGCCGCGTAGGCAATGTCGCCCCGGGAGGACGCCGTGCTGAGCACCATGCAGGACGTACCGCTGCTGATCTCGAGGATCCTGGCCCACGGGTCCACGATCCACGGCACATCGCAGGTCACCAGCTGGACCGGTGAGGCCGAACCGCACCGACGGTCCTTCGCCGAGGTCGGTGACCGTGCGGCCCAGCTGGCGCACGCCCTGCGCGACGACCTGGGCGTGGTCGGCGACGAGCGGGTCGCGACCCTGATGTGGAACAACGCCGAGCACGTCGAGGCGTACTTCGCGATCCCCTCCATGGGCGCGATCCTCCACACCCTGAACCTCCGGCTCCCGGCCGAGCAGCTGGCCTGGATCGTGAACCACGCCGCCGACCGGGTCGTCATCGCCAACGGCTCGCTCCTCCCCCTGCTCGCCCCGCTGCTCCCGCACCTCAAGCCGATCGAGCACGTGGTGGTGGCCGGCCCGGGCGACCGTTCCCTCCTCGCGGACGCCTCCGTCCAGGTCCACGAGTACGAGGACCTGATCGCCGGAAAGCCGACCACGTACGACTGGCCGGAGCTGGACGAGCGGCAGGCCGCGGCCATGTGCTACACCTCCGGCACCACGGGCGACCCGAAGGGCGTCGTCTACTCGCACCGTTCGATCTACCTGCACTCCATGCAGGTCAACATGACCCAGTCGATGGGGCTGACGGACCAGGACACCTCGCTCGTGGTGGTCCCGCAGTTCCACGTCAACGCGTGGGGCCTGCCGCACGCCACGTTCATGACCGGCGTCAACATGCTGATGCCGGACCGCTTCCTGCAGCCCGCGCCCCTCGCCGAGATGATCGAGCGCGAGAAGCCGACGCACGCGGCCGCCGTGCCCACCATCTGGCAGGGCCTGCTCGCCGAGCTCAACGCGAACCCGCGCGACGTCTCCACCCTCGGCCAGGTCACCATCGGCGGCTCGGCCTGCCCGCCGTCGCTCATGAAGGCGTTCGACGACCTCGGCATGCGGGTCTGCCACGCCTGGGGCATGACGGAGACCTCCCCGCTCGGCACGGTCGCCCGGCCGCCGGCCCACGCGGTCGGCACGGAGGAGGAGTTCGCGTACCGGCTCACCCAGGGCCGCTTCCCGGCGAGCGTCGAGGCCCGGCTCACCGGCCCCGGCGGCGAGCGCATCCCGTGGGACGGCGAGTCGGCGGGCGAGCTCGAGGTGCGCGGCGCCTGGATCGCCGGCGCCTACTACAACGGCCCCGACTCCGAACCGCTGCGCCCCGCCGACAAGTTCAGCGAGGACGGCTGGCTGAAGACCGGCGACGTAGGCACCATCTCGGCCGACGGCTTCCTCACCCTCACCGACCGTGCCAAGGACGTCATCAAGTCCGGCGGCGAGTGGATCTCCTCGGTCGACCTGGAGAACGCGCTGATGTCCCACCCGGACGTCGCCGAGGCCGCGGTGGTCGCGGTGCCGGACGACAAGTGGGGCGAGCGGCCCCTGGCCACGGTGGTGTTGAAGGAAGGCGCCTCCGCCGACTTCGAGACGCTCCGCGCCTTCCTTGCCGAAGAGGGCAAGATCGCGAAGTGGCAGCTGCCGGAGCGGTGGACGGTCATCGCGGCGGTGCCGAAGACGAGCGTCGGCAAGTTCGACAAGAAGGTGCTGCGCAGGCAGTACGCGGAGGGTGGGCTGGACGTCACCCAGCTCTGACGGGACGCCGTAGGGGAACTGTCGTCGGTCGGCCGCGGGTTGTTCGTGGCCGGTCGCGCAGTTCCCCGCGCCCCTTTCAGGGGCGCGGAGGCACCGTCCCTCAGTTGGTCCCGATCCGCGACAGCAGGTCCACGATCCGGGCCTGCACCTCGGGGCTCGTCGAGCGCTCCGCCAGGAACAGCACCGTCTCGCCGGAGGCCAGCCGGGGCAGGTCGGCCTGGTCGACGGCGGCCGTGTAGACGACCAGCGGGGTGCGGTTGAGCTGGCCGTTCGCGCGCAGCCAGTCCACGATCCCGGCCTGGCGGCGGTGCACCTGCATCAGGTCCATCACGACCAGGTTCGGCCGGAAGTCGCCCGCCAGCATCACCGCGTCGGTGTCACTCGCGGCCCGCGCCACCTGCATCCCACGCCGCTCCAGCGTCGCGGTCAGCGCCAGCGCGATCTCCGCGTGCTCCTCGATCAGCAGGACGCGCGGCGGGTGCTGCTCGCTGTCCCGGGGGGCCAGCGCCTTCAGCAGCACGGCGGGATCGGCGCCGTACGCCGCCTCCCGCGAGGCCTGTCCGAGCCCGGCCGTCACCATCACCGGCACCTCGGCCGCGACGGCGGCCTGCCGCAGCGACTGGAGCGCGGTACGGGTGATCGGCCCGGTCAGCGGATCGACGAACAGCGCGGCCGGGAACGCCGCGATCTG
The DNA window shown above is from Streptomyces chartreusis and carries:
- a CDS encoding lipid-transfer protein, which translates into the protein MSVRERDALSGRAAIVGVGATEFSKDSGRSELRLAVEAVRAALDDAGLTPGDVDGLVTFTMDTSPEITVAQACGMGELSFFSRIHYGGGAACATVQQAALAVATGVAEVVVCYRAFNERSGRRFGSGVQHREPSAEGAALGWSLPFGLLTPASWVAMAGQRYLHTYGLTPEAFGHVAVVDRKYAATNPAAYFHGRPITLADHAASRWIVEPLRLLDCCQETDGGQAIVVTSVERARDLPHAPAVIAAAAQGAGRGQEQMTSFYRDDLTGLPEMAVVARQLWRTAGLGPGEIDVGILYDHFTPFVLMQLEEFGFCGKGEAPGFVAEERLPLNTHGGQLGEAYLHGMNGIAEGVRQVRGTSVNQISGAARVLVTAGTGVPTSGLVLAADG
- a CDS encoding SigE family RNA polymerase sigma factor, whose translation is MTTPVCTSASDAATRSLPSATYPSFTSYVRARQPVLLRTARSLTANPSDAEDLLQTALTKTYVAWERIEDHRALDGYVRRALLNTRTSQWRKRKVDEFACDELPEPEPVSGQDADPAEQQALHDAMWRAIMRLPARQRAMVVLRYYEDLSEVQTAEVLGVSVGTVKSAVSRALGKLREDPELCLVR
- a CDS encoding MaoC family dehydratase produces the protein MRAGDELVPLEIPITRTLIVAGAIASRDYQDVHHDTELAHQKGSPDIFMNILTTNGLVGRYITDHFGPTAVLRKVAIRLGAPNYPGDTMVLTGSVEEVDGDTATVRVVGANGIGKHVTGTVTVTVPAGEPSVIASAEGQA
- a CDS encoding bifunctional MaoC family dehydratase N-terminal/OB-fold nucleic acid binding domain-containing protein, with amino-acid sequence MVTDDELDTRLKAYEGRPAAVARPGKDPVNAAMIRHWCEAMGDTNPAYSGPDAIAPPTMLQAWTMSGLTAQPGRAHAYDELLGLLDEAGCTSVVATDCEQEYLRPLRPGDEITFDSVIESVSERKTTKLGTGYFVTTRTDIHVGPDLAGTHRFRILKYAPARREAGQPRPDGDRQRQPASDPQPAPDSDPKQRPTRPRPVVNRDNAGFWEGVRHRRLLIQRCTACGTLRHPWLPGCNACGGPDWDTVEACGEGTVYSYVVMHHPPFPAFDPPYAVGLIELSEGVRMIGNVLGVPYDKVRIGLPVRLEFHQYDEELVLPVWRARDAEEAVA
- a CDS encoding long-chain fatty acid--CoA ligase, with amino-acid sequence MSPREDAVLSTMQDVPLLISRILAHGSTIHGTSQVTSWTGEAEPHRRSFAEVGDRAAQLAHALRDDLGVVGDERVATLMWNNAEHVEAYFAIPSMGAILHTLNLRLPAEQLAWIVNHAADRVVIANGSLLPLLAPLLPHLKPIEHVVVAGPGDRSLLADASVQVHEYEDLIAGKPTTYDWPELDERQAAAMCYTSGTTGDPKGVVYSHRSIYLHSMQVNMTQSMGLTDQDTSLVVVPQFHVNAWGLPHATFMTGVNMLMPDRFLQPAPLAEMIEREKPTHAAAVPTIWQGLLAELNANPRDVSTLGQVTIGGSACPPSLMKAFDDLGMRVCHAWGMTETSPLGTVARPPAHAVGTEEEFAYRLTQGRFPASVEARLTGPGGERIPWDGESAGELEVRGAWIAGAYYNGPDSEPLRPADKFSEDGWLKTGDVGTISADGFLTLTDRAKDVIKSGGEWISSVDLENALMSHPDVAEAAVVAVPDDKWGERPLATVVLKEGASADFETLRAFLAEEGKIAKWQLPERWTVIAAVPKTSVGKFDKKVLRRQYAEGGLDVTQL